In Halopseudomonas nanhaiensis, a single window of DNA contains:
- the gpmI gene encoding 2,3-bisphosphoglycerate-independent phosphoglycerate mutase — MTVAPKPLVLMILDGFGHSDSPDSNAIMAANTPVWDQLLATAPHTLVSGSGMDVGLPDGQMGNSEVGHMNLGAGRVVYQDFTRVTKSIADGDFFDNPTLCEAVDKAVADGKAVHVMGLVSQGGVHSHESQIVAMVELAARRGAQRILVHAFLDGRDTPPKSAEPSLQMLEKAYQRLGQGRTASLIGRYYAMDRDNRWERVEAAYNLITEGQAEYTSATAVDGLAAAYERGESDEFVKATVIGEPARVEDGDAVVFMNFRADRARELSRAFVDPDFSGFERQRSLLMAGYVMLTQYAADIPAPCAFPPSSLDNVLGEYLAKQGKTQLRIAETEKYAHVTFFFSGGREEPFEGEERILIPSPKVATYDLQPEMSAPEVTDRIVEAIEEQRYDVIIVNYANGDMVGHTGVFEAAVAAVECLDKCISRIQAALQKVGGEALITADHGNVEQMSDDSTGQAHTAHTCEPVPFVYMGPRQVELRDGGILSDVAPTMLTLLGLEQPSEMTGRSIVTRIA; from the coding sequence ATGACAGTTGCCCCAAAACCCCTGGTCCTGATGATTCTCGATGGCTTCGGACACAGCGATTCCCCCGACTCTAACGCCATCATGGCTGCCAATACACCAGTCTGGGATCAGTTGTTGGCCACTGCGCCGCACACGCTGGTCTCGGGATCCGGAATGGACGTCGGCTTGCCCGACGGGCAGATGGGCAATTCCGAGGTCGGGCACATGAATCTCGGCGCCGGGCGCGTGGTGTACCAGGATTTCACCCGGGTGACCAAGTCGATCGCCGATGGCGACTTCTTCGACAATCCGACGCTGTGCGAAGCCGTCGACAAGGCGGTAGCTGACGGCAAGGCCGTGCATGTGATGGGCCTGGTCTCGCAGGGCGGTGTCCATAGTCACGAATCGCAGATTGTCGCCATGGTCGAACTTGCCGCCCGCCGCGGCGCTCAGCGCATTCTGGTGCACGCGTTTCTCGATGGCCGTGATACGCCGCCCAAGAGTGCCGAGCCGTCCCTGCAGATGCTGGAAAAGGCTTACCAGCGCCTGGGCCAGGGTCGCACCGCCAGCCTGATTGGTCGCTACTACGCCATGGACCGAGACAACCGCTGGGAGCGCGTTGAAGCGGCCTACAACCTGATCACCGAAGGCCAGGCCGAATACACCTCTGCCACCGCGGTCGACGGTCTTGCGGCCGCCTACGAACGCGGCGAAAGCGACGAATTCGTCAAGGCCACGGTGATCGGCGAGCCGGCTCGTGTCGAGGACGGCGACGCCGTGGTCTTCATGAATTTTCGCGCTGATCGGGCTCGCGAGCTCAGTCGCGCCTTCGTCGACCCGGACTTCTCCGGGTTCGAGCGGCAGCGTTCACTGCTGATGGCCGGCTACGTCATGCTCACGCAGTATGCAGCAGACATCCCCGCGCCCTGTGCCTTCCCGCCCTCTTCGCTGGACAATGTACTGGGCGAATACCTTGCCAAGCAGGGCAAGACCCAGCTGCGCATCGCCGAGACCGAGAAGTACGCACACGTTACGTTCTTTTTCTCCGGCGGCAGGGAAGAGCCCTTCGAAGGCGAGGAGCGAATCCTGATTCCTTCGCCCAAGGTCGCCACCTATGACCTGCAGCCCGAAATGAGCGCGCCCGAGGTCACCGACCGCATCGTCGAAGCGATCGAAGAGCAGCGTTACGATGTCATCATCGTCAACTACGCCAATGGCGACATGGTTGGTCACACCGGTGTTTTCGAGGCTGCGGTCGCTGCAGTCGAGTGCCTGGACAAGTGCATCAGCCGTATTCAGGCTGCCTTGCAGAAGGTAGGAGGCGAAGCGTTGATCACTGCAGATCATGGCAACGTCGAGCAGATGTCTGATGACTCTACCGGGCAGGCCCACACGGCGCATACCTGCGAGCCGGTGCCCTTTGTTTACATGGGGCCGCGCCAGGTCGAGCTGCGTGACGGCGGCATTCTTTCGGATGTAGCGCCGACCATGCTGACATTGCTCGGGCTCGAGCAGCCGAGCGAAATGACTGGCCGCTCCATCGTTACCCGGATTGCCTGA
- a CDS encoding murein hydrolase activator EnvC family protein yields MSRSRVLSRGRSAWRAVALAGVLSAFAGVPVQADDKREAQAELKQTEAEINRLKKMLGNLKQEMSGLESELKESETEIGTLRKETREIEQQIQEGETRLDDLTEQAERLHAALEAQQSQIARQVRAAYMAGSQDYLKVMLNQDDPARVARMMQYYRYVNAARLEEIEQYQQTIEQIHQASTAIVAEQTLLQKNREELAERRQSLESERVRRGELLASLDKRSRSEGQRLKQRESERAELSKLIESLDQAVTSIPTPAGNQPFTQAKGKLPLPTQGSIKARFGSQRGDDSRLKWDGLLIAASEGAPVHAVHGGRVVFAEWLRGSGLLMILDHGNGYLSLYGHNQSLLQEVGTWVKPGETIATVGSSGGLGSPTLYFSIRHQGRALDPLAWCMLSG; encoded by the coding sequence ATGAGCCGTAGCAGAGTGTTGTCGCGCGGCAGGTCTGCATGGCGTGCCGTCGCGCTTGCCGGTGTGCTGTCCGCGTTCGCCGGCGTGCCGGTCCAGGCTGATGACAAGCGCGAAGCCCAGGCCGAGCTCAAGCAGACCGAGGCCGAAATCAATCGGTTGAAGAAAATGCTGGGCAATCTCAAGCAGGAGATGTCCGGTCTGGAGTCCGAACTCAAGGAAAGCGAAACCGAGATCGGCACGTTGCGCAAGGAAACGCGCGAGATCGAGCAGCAGATCCAGGAAGGTGAGACCCGCCTGGACGACCTCACCGAACAGGCCGAGCGCTTGCATGCCGCATTGGAGGCCCAGCAATCGCAGATTGCCCGGCAGGTGCGGGCAGCCTACATGGCTGGAAGCCAGGATTATCTCAAGGTCATGCTCAATCAGGATGACCCGGCCCGCGTGGCGCGGATGATGCAGTACTACCGATATGTCAACGCCGCACGCCTCGAAGAGATCGAGCAGTACCAGCAGACGATCGAGCAGATCCATCAGGCCAGCACCGCGATCGTGGCGGAACAGACGCTTCTGCAGAAAAATCGCGAGGAGCTCGCCGAGCGGCGTCAGAGTCTGGAATCGGAGCGGGTCAGGCGTGGCGAGCTGCTCGCTTCGCTCGACAAGCGCAGCCGCAGTGAAGGGCAGCGGCTGAAGCAGCGTGAGTCCGAGCGCGCCGAGCTGAGCAAGCTGATCGAGTCGCTTGATCAGGCGGTGACCAGCATTCCCACGCCCGCCGGCAACCAGCCGTTCACTCAAGCCAAGGGCAAACTGCCGCTGCCGACACAGGGCAGCATCAAGGCGCGATTCGGTAGCCAGCGCGGGGACGACTCGCGGCTGAAGTGGGATGGCCTTCTGATTGCTGCCAGCGAAGGAGCCCCGGTGCATGCGGTGCATGGCGGGCGCGTGGTGTTTGCCGAATGGCTTCGCGGTTCGGGGCTACTGATGATTCTCGATCATGGCAATGGCTACCTGAGTCTGTACGGGCACAATCAAAGCCTGCTTCAGGAGGTCGGGACCTGGGTCAAGCCCGGCGAAACCATCGCTACAGTCGGTAGTAGCGGGGGTCTCGGCAGCCCTACGCTGTATTTCTCGATACGCCACCAGGGCCGCGCACTAGACCCGCTTGCCTGGTGTATGCTGTCCGGATAA
- a CDS encoding S41 family peptidase: MTAARTLLASCLSLALVSVPVGAQESAAVQAAPEQAAPAPLPLDELRTFAEVMERIRSAYVEPVDDATLLDNAIRGMLEGLDPHSDYLDPEDFKGLQDSTSGQFGGLGIEIGQDEGGLRVIAPIDDTPAARAGIEPGDLIMMIDDQPVKGMSLVEAVEKMRGPAGSSVTLTIVRGDGGPFEVELERAIVKVKSVRTEALEPGYAYLRITQFQTNTGDEVRRTLQRLASEETLKGIVLDLRNNPGGVLQAAVEVTDAFITEGLIVYTRGRLPNSEMRFNATSNAPAGDVPLVVLINGGSASASEIVAGALQDHGRAIVMGTDSFGKGSVQTVLPLNNDRALKLTTALYYTPNGRSIQAQGIVPDIRVERAKVTVDPEQTAAYREADLARHLNNANGEERPTVRTPMTERSENDSDYQLNQALNLLKGLNISRKQ, from the coding sequence ATGACAGCAGCTCGTACCCTGTTGGCTTCGTGCCTGAGCCTGGCGCTGGTCTCTGTTCCCGTCGGTGCGCAGGAGTCCGCAGCTGTGCAGGCGGCTCCGGAACAGGCGGCGCCGGCGCCGCTCCCGCTGGACGAGCTGCGCACCTTTGCCGAAGTCATGGAGCGCATCCGCTCGGCCTATGTCGAACCAGTGGATGACGCGACGCTGCTGGACAATGCCATCCGCGGCATGCTGGAAGGGCTTGACCCGCATTCGGACTATCTCGACCCGGAAGATTTCAAGGGCCTGCAGGACAGTACCAGCGGGCAGTTCGGCGGTCTGGGCATCGAAATAGGACAGGATGAGGGCGGATTGCGGGTTATCGCCCCGATCGACGATACGCCGGCGGCGCGGGCCGGGATCGAGCCGGGCGACCTGATCATGATGATCGACGATCAGCCGGTGAAGGGCATGAGCCTGGTCGAAGCGGTGGAGAAGATGCGCGGCCCGGCGGGCTCGAGCGTTACGTTGACCATCGTGCGTGGCGACGGCGGCCCGTTCGAGGTTGAGCTCGAACGGGCCATCGTCAAGGTCAAGAGCGTGCGCACCGAGGCGCTGGAACCTGGCTATGCGTACTTGCGCATCACCCAGTTCCAGACCAATACCGGCGACGAGGTTCGCCGCACGCTGCAGCGGCTCGCCAGCGAAGAAACGCTCAAGGGCATAGTGCTCGACCTGCGCAACAATCCGGGCGGCGTTCTTCAGGCTGCAGTGGAGGTGACCGATGCCTTCATCACCGAAGGATTGATCGTCTATACGCGGGGTCGCCTGCCGAATTCCGAAATGCGCTTCAACGCGACGAGTAATGCGCCGGCGGGTGACGTTCCGCTGGTCGTGCTGATCAACGGCGGCTCTGCCTCGGCCTCGGAGATCGTCGCCGGCGCGTTGCAGGACCATGGCCGCGCGATAGTGATGGGCACTGACAGCTTCGGCAAGGGTTCGGTGCAGACCGTGCTGCCGCTCAACAATGATCGTGCGCTCAAGCTCACCACCGCCCTGTATTACACACCCAATGGCCGGTCGATTCAGGCCCAGGGCATCGTTCCGGATATTCGTGTCGAGCGAGCCAAGGTGACTGTAGATCCCGAGCAGACGGCGGCCTACCGCGAAGCGGATCTGGCGCGCCATCTGAACAACGCCAACGGTGAAGAACGGCCGACCGTTCGTACGCCGATGACCGAACGCAGCGAAAACGACAGCGATTATCAGCTCAACCAGGCGCTCAATCTGCTCAAGGGTCTGAACATTTCACGCAAGCAATGA
- a CDS encoding divergent polysaccharide deacetylase family protein, protein MRRCGLLLLALWLAGCDTSQAPSQHERDSPEAAPSSRREAAEPERDRVRSEWMVIEHAGWRRESAVTVPPEAPAVAAQASPVAGPPALAIIIDDVGHGYAVGHRLITLPFPLALAILPFTPSGQRLATEAAEAGHTVMLHLPMENLAGSSPGPGGLHAAMSPTEFRQTLDAALDNLPAVRGVNNHMGSLLTTLRPQMDWVMQELAERGLFFVDSRTQAATQAAFAAQARGLPNLSRDVFLDNVRTPQAMEAALQVALEKARQQGYAVIIAHPYPETLMFLESRIAQVPQRDGVQLVPLESLLGRPPALPHADNRR, encoded by the coding sequence ATGAGGCGCTGTGGGCTCCTGCTGCTGGCGCTGTGGCTGGCAGGATGCGATACGTCGCAGGCGCCTTCGCAGCACGAGCGCGACAGCCCCGAAGCTGCGCCGTCATCAAGGCGCGAGGCTGCGGAGCCTGAGCGCGATCGCGTGCGCAGCGAGTGGATGGTCATCGAGCATGCCGGATGGAGACGCGAGTCTGCTGTAACGGTGCCTCCCGAGGCGCCGGCCGTCGCCGCACAGGCGTCTCCGGTTGCCGGTCCACCAGCACTGGCGATCATCATCGACGACGTAGGCCATGGCTATGCCGTCGGCCACCGTCTGATCACTCTGCCGTTCCCCCTTGCGCTTGCCATCCTGCCGTTCACGCCGTCGGGCCAGCGGCTGGCAACCGAGGCCGCCGAAGCCGGCCATACTGTCATGCTGCATCTGCCGATGGAAAATCTGGCAGGATCGTCGCCCGGCCCGGGCGGGCTGCATGCAGCCATGTCGCCAACGGAATTCCGGCAGACCCTGGACGCGGCGCTCGATAACCTCCCTGCCGTCCGCGGCGTCAATAATCACATGGGCAGTCTGCTCACCACCTTGCGGCCGCAGATGGACTGGGTGATGCAGGAGCTGGCCGAGCGAGGCCTGTTTTTCGTCGACAGTCGAACCCAGGCAGCCACCCAGGCCGCGTTCGCAGCACAGGCTCGCGGACTGCCAAATCTGTCGCGGGACGTCTTTCTGGACAACGTACGTACCCCGCAGGCCATGGAGGCGGCACTGCAGGTTGCGCTCGAGAAGGCTCGGCAACAGGGCTATGCGGTGATCATTGCGCATCCCTATCCGGAGACGCTGATGTTTCTGGAGTCGAGGATTGCCCAGGTCCCGCAGCGAGACGGCGTACAGTTGGTGCCGCTGGAAAGCCTGCTGGGGCGCCCGCCTGCGTTACCGCACGCGGACAACCGGCGGTAG
- the hisF gene encoding imidazole glycerol phosphate synthase subunit HisF — MPLAKRIIPCLDVDNGRVVKGVKFENIRDAGDPVEIARRYNEQGADEITFLDITASHQERDTTLHTVERMASEVFIPLTVGGGVRTVSDIRNLLNAGADKVSINTAAVFNPEFVGEAADRFGSQCIVVAIDAKRVSAPGEPGRWEIFTHGGRKPTGLDAVQWARKMQMLGAGEILLTSMDQDGVKSGYDLGVTRAISDALHIPVIASGGVGNLQHLADGVIEGGADAVLAASIFHFGEFTVGEAKIYMAERGIEMRL, encoded by the coding sequence ATGCCTCTGGCAAAACGAATCATCCCCTGCCTCGACGTGGACAATGGCCGCGTGGTGAAGGGCGTCAAGTTCGAGAACATCCGCGATGCCGGGGACCCGGTGGAAATCGCTCGCCGCTACAACGAGCAGGGCGCGGACGAGATCACTTTTCTCGACATCACCGCGAGCCACCAGGAGCGTGACACCACGCTGCATACCGTCGAGCGCATGGCCAGCGAGGTATTCATTCCGCTGACCGTCGGCGGCGGCGTACGCACCGTCAGCGATATCCGCAACCTGCTCAATGCTGGCGCCGACAAGGTGTCGATCAATACCGCCGCGGTGTTCAATCCCGAGTTCGTCGGCGAGGCTGCGGACCGGTTCGGCTCGCAGTGCATCGTCGTGGCGATCGATGCCAAGCGCGTCTCCGCTCCGGGCGAACCGGGCCGCTGGGAAATCTTCACCCACGGCGGGCGCAAGCCGACCGGACTGGACGCCGTGCAGTGGGCGCGCAAGATGCAGATGCTCGGCGCTGGCGAGATCCTGCTGACCAGCATGGATCAGGATGGGGTCAAGAGCGGTTACGATCTCGGCGTGACCCGCGCCATCAGCGATGCCCTGCACATCCCGGTGATCGCCTCCGGGGGCGTCGGCAACCTGCAGCATCTGGCCGATGGCGTGATCGAAGGCGGCGCCGACGCCGTGCTCGCCGCCAGCATCTTTCATTTCGGTGAATTTACCGTTGGCGAAGCCAAGATCTATATGGCCGAGCGCGGCATCGAGATGCGTCTCTAG
- the hisA gene encoding 1-(5-phosphoribosyl)-5-[(5-phosphoribosylamino)methylideneamino]imidazole-4-carboxamide isomerase — translation MLIIPAIDLKDGACVRLRQGLMDDATVFSDDPVAMAAKWVEAGCRRLHLVDLNGAFEGQPVNGEVVTAIARAYPELPIQIGGGIRSLETIEHYVRAGVSYVIIGTKAVKQPEFVGEACRAFPGKVIVGLDAKDGFVATDGWAEVSSVQVIDLARRFEADGVSAIVYTDIAKDGMMQGCNVEATAALANATSIPVIASGGIHNLGDIQALLDARAPGIVGAITGRAIYEGTLDVAEAQAHCDQAAAASNKL, via the coding sequence ATGCTCATTATTCCAGCTATCGATCTCAAGGACGGCGCCTGTGTACGCTTGCGTCAGGGCTTGATGGACGATGCGACCGTATTTTCCGACGACCCGGTGGCCATGGCAGCGAAGTGGGTAGAGGCCGGCTGCCGCAGGCTGCATCTGGTCGATCTCAACGGTGCCTTCGAAGGTCAGCCGGTCAATGGCGAGGTGGTCACTGCGATTGCCCGCGCCTATCCGGAGCTGCCGATCCAGATCGGTGGCGGTATTCGCTCGCTGGAGACCATCGAGCACTACGTCCGTGCCGGAGTGAGCTACGTGATCATCGGCACCAAGGCGGTCAAGCAGCCCGAATTCGTCGGCGAGGCCTGCCGCGCGTTCCCCGGCAAGGTCATCGTCGGCCTGGACGCCAAGGACGGCTTCGTTGCCACCGATGGCTGGGCCGAGGTCAGCAGCGTCCAGGTGATCGATCTGGCCAGACGTTTCGAAGCCGACGGCGTCTCGGCGATCGTCTACACCGATATAGCCAAGGACGGGATGATGCAGGGGTGCAATGTCGAAGCCACTGCTGCACTGGCCAACGCCACGTCGATCCCGGTCATCGCCTCCGGCGGCATTCATAATCTGGGCGACATCCAGGCTCTGCTCGACGCACGTGCACCGGGCATCGTCGGAGCCATTACCGGCCGCGCAATTTACGAAGGCACGCTCGACGTGGCCGAGGCGCAGGCGCACTGCGACCAAGCAGCAGCGGCAAGCAACAAGCTGTAA
- the hisH gene encoding imidazole glycerol phosphate synthase subunit HisH, which translates to MASNVAVIDYGMGNLHSVAKALEHVGAQAVAVTSDPEVILAAERVILPGVGAIRDCVSELRKLGLDRVVQQIAGEKPLLGICVGMQMLLESSEENGGVDALGLFPGDVRYFGDDLRDGDERLKVPHMGWDQVKQTIDHPLWHRIDQDARFYFVHSYYAAASKHSHLAGLCHYGVDFAAALADDFVFATQFHPEKSHTNGLQLLQNFLAWDGRW; encoded by the coding sequence ATGGCTAGCAATGTTGCGGTAATCGACTACGGCATGGGCAATCTGCACTCCGTCGCCAAGGCGCTGGAGCATGTTGGCGCACAGGCCGTTGCGGTCACCAGCGATCCCGAGGTCATTCTCGCGGCCGAGCGGGTTATCCTGCCTGGAGTGGGCGCCATACGCGACTGCGTCAGCGAACTGCGCAAGCTGGGCCTGGATCGCGTGGTCCAGCAGATCGCCGGCGAGAAGCCGCTGCTCGGTATCTGCGTCGGCATGCAGATGCTGCTGGAAAGCAGTGAAGAGAATGGCGGCGTCGATGCGCTGGGCCTGTTCCCCGGCGACGTGCGGTACTTCGGCGATGACCTGCGTGACGGTGACGAGCGCCTGAAGGTGCCGCACATGGGCTGGGACCAGGTCAAACAGACCATCGACCATCCGCTCTGGCACCGCATCGACCAGGACGCGCGCTTCTACTTCGTGCACAGTTATTACGCTGCTGCCAGCAAGCACAGCCACCTGGCCGGCCTGTGTCATTACGGCGTCGATTTCGCTGCGGCGCTGGCCGATGATTTTGTCTTCGCGACCCAGTTCCATCCCGAGAAAAGCCACACCAATGGCCTGCAACTGCTGCAGAACTTTCTGGCCTGGGATGGACGCTGGTAA
- the hisB gene encoding imidazoleglycerol-phosphate dehydratase HisB encodes MAERKASVERNTLETQVKVDINLDGTGQADFDIGVPFLEHMLDQIARHGLIDMNIRCRGDLHIDDHHTVEDVGITLGQAFAKAIGDKKGTRRYGHAYVPLDEALSRVVIDFSGRPGLHMHVDFTRASVGGFDVDLFMEFFQGFVNHAQVTLHIDNLRGVNTHHQIETVFKAFGRALRMAVELDPRMTGMMPSTKGSL; translated from the coding sequence ATGGCGGAGCGCAAGGCAAGCGTCGAGCGCAACACGCTGGAAACCCAGGTCAAGGTCGACATCAACCTTGACGGTACCGGCCAGGCCGACTTCGACATCGGCGTCCCGTTTCTCGAGCACATGCTGGACCAGATTGCCCGTCACGGGCTGATCGACATGAACATCCGTTGCCGTGGCGACCTGCACATCGATGACCACCATACGGTGGAGGACGTCGGCATCACGCTCGGCCAGGCCTTTGCGAAGGCTATCGGCGACAAGAAGGGCACCCGCCGCTACGGCCACGCCTATGTGCCGCTGGACGAAGCGCTGTCTCGCGTGGTGATCGACTTCTCCGGTCGCCCGGGCCTGCACATGCATGTCGACTTCACCCGCGCCTCCGTCGGTGGCTTCGACGTCGATTTGTTCATGGAGTTCTTCCAGGGCTTCGTCAACCATGCACAGGTTACGCTGCACATCGACAATCTGCGTGGCGTGAACACCCACCACCAGATCGAAACCGTGTTCAAGGCATTCGGCCGGGCACTGCGCATGGCCGTGGAGCTGGACCCGCGGATGACCGGCATGATGCCTTCGACGAAAGGTTCTCTGTAA
- a CDS encoding NAD(P)/FAD-dependent oxidoreductase, with translation MMDCDVLVVGAGVVGLACAQRLAADGREVMVLEQEDWPGQHASSRNSEVIHAGIYYAPGSLKAELCRRGRDQLYRWCEARQVPHRRIGKVLVAVEENELPALQALHDNALANEVRLDWLDAAQVHALEPQVRAVAGLLSPITGIIDSHALMQSYEAALQERGGQVVCRVRVERIEPIAGGYRVHGSSGRETFALHTRALLNAGGLFATTLASRIEGYPAVRIPQMHYCKGSYFSYSGRSPFSHLVYPMPEANTSGLGVHATLDLGGQLRFGPDVCYQSDLDYQVDLGMAERFASAVQRYWPACDPLRLVPGYAGIRAKLSGPGQPAMDFLIEGPAEHGLPGLISLYGIESPGLTASLAIADEVANRLDNL, from the coding sequence ATGATGGATTGTGACGTGTTGGTGGTAGGGGCCGGGGTAGTCGGGCTGGCCTGCGCGCAGCGGCTGGCGGCCGACGGGCGGGAGGTCATGGTGCTGGAGCAGGAGGACTGGCCTGGTCAGCATGCATCGAGTCGCAACAGCGAGGTGATACACGCCGGGATCTATTACGCGCCGGGTTCGCTCAAGGCCGAGCTCTGCCGGCGCGGACGGGACCAGCTGTACCGTTGGTGCGAAGCGCGGCAGGTGCCGCACCGTCGCATCGGCAAGGTACTGGTTGCGGTCGAGGAGAACGAGCTTCCGGCGCTTCAGGCGTTGCATGACAACGCGCTGGCCAACGAGGTCCGGCTCGACTGGCTGGACGCCGCACAGGTGCACGCCCTGGAGCCGCAAGTTCGTGCGGTAGCCGGATTGTTGTCGCCGATAACCGGGATCATCGACAGTCATGCGCTGATGCAGTCCTATGAAGCGGCATTGCAGGAGCGCGGCGGACAGGTGGTGTGTCGGGTTCGCGTGGAGCGCATTGAGCCGATCGCTGGCGGTTACCGCGTGCACGGCAGCAGCGGCAGGGAGACATTTGCGCTCCACACCCGTGCGTTACTCAACGCCGGTGGGTTGTTCGCCACTACGCTGGCCTCTCGGATCGAAGGATATCCGGCGGTACGAATCCCGCAGATGCACTACTGCAAGGGCAGTTATTTCTCCTACAGCGGGCGCTCCCCATTCTCCCATCTTGTCTACCCCATGCCGGAAGCCAACACTTCCGGGTTGGGTGTGCACGCGACCCTCGATCTGGGCGGGCAGCTGCGTTTCGGCCCGGATGTCTGCTATCAGAGCGATCTCGACTATCAGGTCGATCTGGGCATGGCCGAACGCTTCGCCTCGGCGGTGCAGCGGTACTGGCCGGCCTGCGATCCGCTGCGACTGGTACCGGGCTATGCAGGCATTCGCGCCAAGCTGAGCGGTCCGGGGCAGCCGGCGATGGATTTCCTCATCGAGGGGCCGGCCGAACACGGGTTACCCGGACTGATCAGTCTGTACGGCATCGAATCGCCCGGTCTGACCGCCAGCCTGGCGATTGCCGACGAGGTAGCCAACCGGCTGGACAATCTCTAA